A window of the Streptomyces finlayi genome harbors these coding sequences:
- a CDS encoding VOC family protein, producing the protein MTPRLDAIGITTADLGASLAFYRRLGLDIPAGAESAPHVEATLPGGMRLLWDTEDVIRSFDPAWAATAGGERLGLAFLCDSPAEVDSVYDTLTGAGYEGRLAPWDAVWGQRYAVVLDPDGSAVSLFANAS; encoded by the coding sequence ATGACTCCACGACTCGACGCGATCGGCATCACCACCGCGGACCTGGGCGCCTCGCTCGCCTTCTACCGCCGGCTCGGGCTCGACATCCCCGCCGGTGCCGAGTCCGCACCCCATGTCGAAGCGACGCTGCCGGGCGGAATGCGGCTGCTCTGGGACACCGAGGACGTGATCCGCTCCTTCGATCCCGCCTGGGCCGCCACGGCCGGCGGGGAGCGTCTGGGGCTCGCGTTCCTCTGCGACAGCCCGGCGGAGGTGGACTCCGTGTACGACACTCTGACCGGTGCGGGCTACGAGGGCCGTCTCGCGCCGTGGGACGCGGTGTGGGGACAGCGTTACGCGGTGGTGCTCGACCCGGACGGCAGTGCGGTTTCGCTCTTCGCTAACGCCTCGTAA
- a CDS encoding DUF6597 domain-containing transcriptional factor, with product MYEERASRLAGAVLWTVNRQGGTARPVLPDGCMDLLWTGGRLRVAGPDTHAFQVPAAYDGPCTGIRFAPGTAPTFFGVPAYELRDRRVALDDLWPAAHVRRLTERIDEAADPAAALEGLALRRAADTGPPDPLTVSVAARLRQGSSVADTARAAGLGARQLHRRSLAAFGYGPKTLARVLRLQRALALVRSGVPYAQAASAAGCTDQAHLAREMRDLAGTTLSDHLRETDDRRTADGETADGERGDRRTADRRTAYEALAKSETALPSGSSTTA from the coding sequence ATGTACGAGGAGCGGGCGTCGCGCCTCGCCGGCGCGGTGCTCTGGACGGTGAACCGGCAGGGCGGAACCGCCCGCCCCGTCCTCCCCGACGGCTGCATGGACCTGCTCTGGACCGGCGGCAGGCTACGCGTCGCGGGCCCCGACACCCACGCGTTCCAGGTGCCGGCCGCGTACGACGGGCCGTGCACCGGCATCCGGTTCGCCCCCGGGACGGCGCCCACCTTCTTCGGCGTACCCGCGTACGAACTGCGGGACCGGCGGGTCGCCCTCGATGACCTCTGGCCCGCCGCACACGTACGCCGGCTCACCGAGCGGATCGACGAGGCGGCCGACCCCGCCGCCGCACTGGAGGGCCTCGCCCTGCGCAGAGCCGCAGACACCGGACCGCCGGACCCGCTCACCGTCTCCGTCGCCGCACGGCTGCGGCAGGGCAGCTCCGTCGCCGATACGGCCAGGGCCGCGGGACTGGGTGCCCGCCAGCTGCACCGCCGCTCTCTGGCCGCGTTCGGTTACGGGCCCAAAACGCTGGCCCGGGTCCTGAGACTGCAGCGCGCGCTGGCTCTCGTACGATCCGGGGTGCCGTACGCCCAGGCGGCCTCCGCCGCGGGCTGCACCGACCAGGCACATCTGGCCCGTGAGATGCGGGACCTGGCGGGCACGACGCTCAGCGACCATCTGCGCGAGACGGACGACCGGCGCACGGCCGACGGGGAGACTGCCGACGGGGAGAGGGGCGACCGGCGCACGGCCGACCGGCGAACGGCTTACGAGGCGTTAGCGAAGAGCGAAACCGCACTGCCGTCCGGGTCGAGCACCACCGCGTAA
- a CDS encoding YihY/virulence factor BrkB family protein, with protein MAWQLLKDTVNSCIEYRILGLAAEAAFFTLLSMPPLLLGLIGLLGYVDEWTTTTTVASIERNILNAAQTVLSQRGVNDFAKPLLDDVSTGARPDVISIGFAIALWSGSRAVNVFIDTITVMYGLDGERGIVKTRLLAFLLYVIALLLGAVVLPVLVVGPDRVVEFVPWGTEVIAVLYWPLVILLTIAFLTTLYHVSVPVRSPWIEDVPGALVALGMWVVGSFLLRIYLTSTVEGPTIYGSLAAPIAVLLWIGISAFAVLVGAAVNAAIDRVWPSLATAAARAAHERARAAQAAEFVARTWSAAACGQADDDEDEDDDVYMPSEFPERWSRFLPPDDVKSRLHGPRDRETKPGP; from the coding sequence ATGGCATGGCAATTGCTCAAGGACACCGTCAACTCGTGCATCGAGTACCGCATCCTCGGCCTCGCGGCCGAGGCGGCGTTCTTCACCCTGCTGTCCATGCCGCCGCTGCTGCTCGGCCTGATCGGGCTGCTCGGATACGTCGACGAGTGGACGACCACCACCACGGTCGCCTCCATCGAGCGGAACATCCTCAACGCGGCGCAGACGGTCCTCTCGCAGCGTGGGGTCAACGACTTCGCCAAGCCGCTGCTGGACGACGTGTCGACGGGCGCCCGGCCCGACGTCATCTCCATCGGCTTCGCGATCGCCCTCTGGTCCGGCTCACGGGCGGTGAACGTCTTCATCGACACGATCACCGTCATGTACGGGCTCGACGGCGAGCGCGGCATCGTCAAGACCCGGCTGCTCGCCTTCCTGCTGTACGTCATCGCGCTGCTGCTCGGCGCGGTGGTGCTGCCCGTGCTCGTGGTCGGCCCCGACCGGGTCGTGGAGTTCGTGCCCTGGGGCACGGAAGTCATAGCGGTGCTGTACTGGCCCCTGGTCATCCTGCTGACCATCGCGTTCCTCACGACGCTCTACCACGTGTCGGTACCGGTCCGTTCGCCGTGGATCGAGGACGTGCCGGGGGCGCTGGTGGCCCTCGGCATGTGGGTGGTCGGCAGCTTCCTGTTGCGCATCTACCTCACCAGCACGGTCGAAGGCCCCACGATCTACGGCTCGTTGGCGGCCCCCATCGCTGTCCTGCTGTGGATCGGTATCTCCGCGTTCGCGGTGCTGGTGGGCGCCGCGGTCAACGCGGCCATCGACCGGGTCTGGCCCTCGCTCGCGACCGCCGCGGCCCGTGCCGCGCACGAGCGGGCCAGGGCGGCCCAGGCGGCCGAGTTCGTGGCACGCACCTGGTCCGCCGCCGCGTGCGGGCAGGCGGACGACGACGAGGACGAGGACGACGATGTGTACATGCCGTCGGAGTTCCCGGAGCGGTGGTCGCGGTTCCTGCCGCCGGACGACGTGAAGTCCCGGCTGCACGGCCCCCGCGACCGTGAGACGAAACCAGGCCCGTAG
- a CDS encoding acyl-CoA dehydrogenase family protein, which produces MAATTHTVTNQVPPLVGYDVFRADLALTEAVERHVAPDLLSSVREDLGTLGRSAGSAHAQEWGANANENPPKLRTHDRYGHRVDEVDFHPSWHRLLGHAVSAGLTDAWGRPAGHVRRAAGFLVWTQNDAGHGCPLSMTHAAVPALRTDPALAAAWEPLLTAKVYEEGLRPPLEKAGVLVGMGMTEKQGGTDVRSNTTRAEPLAGDGEYLLTGHKWFCSAPMSDAFLVLAQAPGGLTCFLLPRVLADGTRNVFAIQRLKDKLGNRSNASSEVEFDGTWARRVGEEGRGVRTIIEMVAATRLDCVVGSAALMRQAVAQAIHHTAYRSAFGGLLVEKPLMRNVLADLAVESEAATTLALRLAAAYDADTPQERAFLRIAVPTAKYWVTKRCTTVVGEALECLGGNGYVEESGMPRLLREAPLNSIWEGSGNVQALDVLRALQREPQALDAFLQEIGKARGADHRLDRAIKDLLTELADLEAMEARARRLVERMALVLQGSLLIRWAPPEVADAFCASRLGGDWGSAFGTLPHQLDLASVVERARAYDR; this is translated from the coding sequence ATGGCAGCCACCACCCACACAGTGACCAACCAGGTTCCGCCGCTGGTCGGCTACGACGTCTTCCGAGCGGATCTCGCCCTCACCGAGGCCGTCGAGCGGCACGTCGCGCCGGATCTGCTTTCCTCGGTCCGCGAGGATCTCGGGACGCTCGGCCGGTCAGCGGGTTCCGCCCATGCGCAGGAGTGGGGTGCGAACGCGAACGAGAACCCGCCGAAACTGCGTACGCACGACCGGTACGGCCACCGCGTCGACGAGGTGGACTTCCATCCGTCCTGGCACCGGCTGCTGGGCCACGCGGTCTCGGCCGGGCTGACCGACGCCTGGGGCAGACCCGCGGGCCACGTCCGGCGCGCGGCCGGTTTCCTGGTGTGGACGCAGAACGACGCGGGCCACGGCTGCCCACTGTCCATGACCCACGCGGCGGTGCCGGCTCTGCGGACCGACCCGGCGCTGGCCGCCGCGTGGGAGCCGCTGCTGACGGCGAAGGTGTACGAGGAGGGTCTGCGGCCTCCCCTGGAGAAGGCCGGTGTGCTCGTCGGGATGGGCATGACCGAGAAGCAGGGCGGCACCGACGTGCGGTCCAACACGACGCGGGCCGAGCCGCTGGCCGGGGACGGTGAGTATCTGCTCACCGGCCACAAGTGGTTCTGTTCGGCGCCGATGTCCGACGCCTTCCTGGTGCTCGCGCAGGCTCCCGGAGGGCTGACCTGCTTCCTCCTGCCACGGGTCCTGGCGGACGGAACCCGAAATGTGTTCGCCATCCAGCGCCTCAAGGACAAACTGGGCAATAGGTCCAATGCATCCAGCGAGGTCGAGTTCGACGGCACGTGGGCCCGCCGGGTCGGGGAGGAGGGGCGCGGGGTGCGCACCATCATCGAGATGGTGGCGGCCACCCGGCTGGACTGCGTGGTCGGTTCGGCCGCGCTGATGCGGCAGGCGGTGGCGCAGGCGATCCATCACACGGCGTACCGCAGCGCGTTCGGCGGCCTCCTCGTCGAGAAGCCGCTGATGCGCAACGTACTGGCCGATCTGGCAGTGGAGTCGGAGGCGGCGACGACGCTCGCGCTGCGGCTGGCGGCCGCGTACGACGCCGACACGCCGCAGGAGCGGGCGTTCCTGCGGATCGCCGTGCCCACCGCCAAGTACTGGGTGACGAAGCGGTGCACGACCGTGGTGGGCGAGGCCCTGGAGTGCCTCGGCGGCAACGGGTACGTGGAGGAGTCGGGCATGCCCCGCCTGCTCCGCGAGGCTCCGCTCAACTCGATCTGGGAGGGCTCGGGGAACGTACAGGCGCTTGACGTGCTGCGGGCGCTGCAACGCGAACCGCAGGCGCTCGACGCGTTCCTCCAGGAGATCGGCAAGGCACGGGGCGCCGATCACCGCCTCGACAGGGCGATCAAGGACCTGCTCACCGAACTGGCGGACCTGGAAGCCATGGAGGCGCGGGCCAGGCGGCTGGTCGAGCGGATGGCGCTGGTGCTCCAGGGTTCGCTGCTGATCCGCTGGGCTCCGCCGGAGGTCGCCGACGCGTTCTGCGCGTCACGGCTGGGCGGGGACTGGGGGTCGGCCTTCGGGACGCTTCCGCACCAACTCGATCTGGCCTCGGTGGTGGAGCGCGCACGGGCCTACGACCGGTAG